Below is a window of Nocardia asteroides DNA.
AACTCAGCGCGGTCACAGGCGCGTCCATCCGCGCGCAGATACTCTGCGCCCGCGCCAGATGACCCGAACCCTGGTGGTGGATGTAGTAGCCGATCATGTCGCGGCCTTCGCCGGTTGTGCGGCGATGCCGGCGGCGATCAGATGACGGTAGCGGCGCAGGTAGGACTCGACCATCGCGTCGTGGCCGCAGTGCGACACCGCGCGCCGGCGTGCGGCGCCGCGGTCGAGCCCGACCGCCTCGGTCACGGCCTGCGCCAAGGCGTCCGGGTCGCCCGGTGCGGCCAGACGCCCCGACTCGGTGTCGACGATCTCGGGAACCCCGCCCCGCCGGAACCCGGCCACCGGAGTCGCACAGGCCAGTGCCTCCGCGACCACCAGCCCGTACGGTTCGTCCCCCAGCGGTGTGACCAGCGCCGCCGCGCAGGAACCGGTGAGCCGGGCGAGGGTGGGCTGGTCGAGATGACCGTGGTAGAGCGTGTCGTCGCCGAGCGACGGCACCACGGTGTTCTCGAAGTAGCGGCGGTCGCTGATCGGGCCCGCCAGATGCAGGCGCCGGCCGACCCGCCGGGCCGCGGCGATCGCCAGGTGAGCGCCCTTCTCCGGCGTCAGCCGCCCGAACCAGACCAGATCGGGGCCGCCGCGGCCGACGGGCCAGCAGGTCAGATCGATCCCGTTGGCGATGACGTCGATATCGCGGACGATCGGTTGCCAGGCTGTCGCGGTGTGCCGGCTGACCGCGACGAAGTCGCTGCCGACGCCCATGCTGACACCGAGTGCGGACTCCAGCCACGGTGTCGGCGGCGTGTGCAGGGTGGTGAGCATCGGGATCTCGAGCGCGGGCGCCATCGCCACCGGGAGATAGTGCAGGCTGTGATTGTGCACCACGTCGAAGGAGTCCGGCCCGGTCGCGGCGAGGTCGGTCATCAAGGTCAGATAGGCGTGATGATCGGCCAGGAATCGACGCGGCGCCGTCGACGGATCCGCGTTCGCGGCCGCGCTCGGGTCGAAAGGCTGCACGCGCACGTTCGCGTCGGTCGCGTCGGGGTCGCTGCCGTCGGCGGCGAACAGGGTCACCCGATGGCCTCGGCGGCGCAGCGCGCGTGCCAGATGCCAGACGTGCGCCTCCAATCCACCGGCGAAGGGTTGCCTGATCGGATACCGGTTGGAGGCGATCAGCGCGATCGACAGCCGGCGCCGGTCGCTCATCGGGACAGCGCCTTCTCGTAGATCGCCCGATGCGCCGCCGCGAGACCCGCGCGTTCCTCGGCTCGCGCCGACCAGCGTGCCCGCGGGGCGGCCGCTGCGTGCCGGCAGGCACGGAGCGCGCGGGCCAGCGAGCCGGGATCGAAGTGTGTTTCGTCGAATTCGAAGACCTCGCACGGCTTCTGCTCGCCGTAGTACCCGCAGCTGGGGGCGATCACCCCGGTGCCGAGGTCGTAGCAGGCCTCCAGCCAGCCCGAGTGGGTGCCGAACCGGTAGGGCAGCACCGATACCGACAGCGACGAAAGGTATTGCCACAGTTCGGCATCGGAGAAGTAGGGGTGGACGTATACCTCGACGCCGGACCGATGCCGGTAGTCGAGGAGGCGACGGCCGGTGTCCGGGTCGTACCAGTGGTTGCCCTTGTCGAACAGCTCGTCGTGCAGGTCGAGACGCACGATGGTGTCCGGCAGGTCCGCGACGGTGTCGGCCAGGACGTCGAGGACGGGGAAGGGGTCCATGTTGGCGCGCAGACTCTTGACGTGCACGCCCACGGTGAACATCCGGTCGTGCGGTCGCGGTGCGGTGACGAGGTCCCGCTCGACCACGTGGGGGTGACCCAGCACCTGGCAGCGCCGGCCCCACCGATGCGCGATCTCCGCGGCGGCGCCGCTGGTGAGGGTGATCAGTTCGTCGGCGCCATCGATGAGGACGTCCAACTGCTCGCGATGTCCCGCCGGATCCGGCTGGTGCGGATTGCGCAGGTCGTGCACCGTGTAGACCAGGGGCTTGTCGTGGCTGCGCAGTTCACCGATGATGTCGCCGAGGGTCCGCGGACTCACCGTGTCGAAACCGAAATGCACGTGGAAGACATCGAAACGGTGGTGATTGCGGCGGATCCAGGTGGGATCGAGCATCACCGGCGGCCACCATCCTCCCGGCACCGTTCGGCCGTCGGCCGGTGGCGGATCGGTCAGCCGGACCACCGCGTCACCGCCGTCGAGCGCCGACAGATGACGGACGTAGACATGCGAAGCGGGCACTGAGGCGATGCGCAGAGTGCGCGCGGGCGACGGACGAGATGTCTCGGCCGATGATGGTCGGCTCGGACATACCCCGCCCGTCTGCCCGGAAACCGAAGCGGCAGTGTTCCGAACGAGGTGCCTGGACCCGTCCGGTGGTGATTGAGCCTCCGGAGCCGGGGTATGCGGTCGCCGAGCGGAACGCACACGAGGTGCACACCGCAGGCATAGATAGGAGAGCATGATGCTTGGTCTCGGAATCCTGGGTTGGATCATCATCGGCGGACTGGCCGGCTGGATCGCGAGCAAGATCATGAAGACCGATGCGCAGCAGGGCATCCTGCTCAACATCGTGGTCGGGATCGTCGGCGGCCTGCTCGGTGGATTCCTGCTGCGACTGTTCGGCGTGGACGTCGAGGGCGGCGGCCTCTGGTTCAGCTTCTTCACCTGCCTCGGCGGCGCGGTCGTCCTGTTGTTCCTGGTGGGACTGGTCACCGGTCGAAGCCGCGTCTAGCGGTCCAGCGCGGGTGATGTGCCGCCCTCAGATTATTTAGCGCTGACACTTGCACTCTTCTGGGTCGAGTGCTAAATAATATCTGTGTCAGTCGACAGAGGTTATCTGTTGATGATCCTTTCGAGAATGGAGTAGTTGGAGGTGGCGACCATGTTGATGCGCACCGATCCCTTCCGTGATCTGGACCGGTGGACCCAGCAGGCGTTCGGCACAGCAGCACAGCCCGCGGCCATGCCGATGGACGCCTGGCGCGACGGCGACGAGTTCTTCGTCGAGTTCGACCTGCCGGGAATCGACCCGGACTCCCTCGACCTGGATGTCGAACGCAATGTGGTGACGGTGCGTGCGTCACGGCAGGGCCTGGACGCGAACCGGTCGATGATCGCCGCGGAACGCCCGCGCGGAGTGTTCAGCCGTCAATTGTTCCTCGGTGAGAGCCTCGATACCGACCGTATCCGCGCCGACTACCGCAACGGCGTGCTCCGCCTGTCGATCCCGGTCGCGGAAAAGGCGAAACCCCGCAAGATCGAAATCGCGCACGACCGCGAACCGGCTGCCATCGACGCCTGAGGCTGCGATGGTCGCCACCCAGCGCAGCCCTCCGCCGCTCAGCGGAGAGGTGTGCGCACCGGTTTCGACCGTCCCGGTATCGAAAGCGAGGTGATGGGTATCGACCGATCCCCGAAAACTCTTCCAGTGAGCTCGATTCGACTCCAGTGAACACGGTGGCCGGACCCGATCGGGTTCGGCCACCGTGCACAGCCCGTCCGGCAGAGTTGTCCAGGAGGACCCGATGACCGTCTTACCGACCGCCTCGTCGGCCGACCGCGCCGACCAGCAGACCTTCGTCTCCGACGCCGACCGCGAGCTGGGCCTCGATGCCGCCGCGGTGCACGCCGGTGCGTCCGAGCACAGCATCGACACCGCTGACCTGTCCGACCGTATCGATCAAGCATGGAGTGTTCCCAGTGCCGACGACGATCTGTCCTGCCTCGCCTACTGACCTTCCCGCCGAGCTGGATCCCCATCGCCATGCCTGCGCCGACTCGCCGGCGTGGCATCCCGGCCGGGTCGACTGGTTCGACGCCGAGAAGGGTTTCGGGTTCCTGATCCCCGACCGCGGCGGGCCCGCGGTGTTCTGCGACTTCACCGCCATCGACGCGCCGGGCTACAAGACCCTGCGCGCCGGGCAGCGCGTGGTCTTCGCCGCCGGCGACAACGGCCGCGGGCCCGAAGCCATCCGGATCCTGACCTACGACGAGCCCGCCGCCGATCCGACGCCGCTGGACGGGGTCCGCCCGCAGTCACCGCGGTCACGCCGGATCCACTGCCGCGCGCGAGCCGCCTGACCGTCTTTCCGATCAACTACGAGGTAGCTCCATGCCCACTGACAACGTCGTCGCCGACACGCCCGCGGCTGTCGAGCCGGTCGTGATCCACTGGCCCGAACCCAGCCCCCTGGACACCTGGTGGACCGAGATCATGGACGGGGTGCCCCCGCCGCACCGACCGCGACCATAGCGAGTGCGTCACGGGCACCGCGCATTGTCAGTTCTCGAAATCCGGGCGGTGCGGGACTAGCGTCAGATCATGGACCCGACCCGGTTGCGTGCCGCCCAGGCGCCGTTGAAGGAGCAGTATCGCCAGGACCCCGATTCGGCGCTGACCCCGCTGCGCGCGGCCGGCCGGATCGGGTCACCGGGGGTCACCTTCGACGTCGATCAGTTCGCCGGCGTGAGTCGCGCCGGGTTGCACCGCGCCACCGGAGGTGACGGAACGGATGCCTGCTCGGGCGACATGCTGCTCGAAGCGCTGCTCGCCTGCGCCGGGGTCACGCTGAACTCGGTGGCGACAGCGACCGGGATCCCGCTGCGCAACGTGGAGGGGACAGCCGAAGGATTCTTCGACGCTCGCGGAACCCTCGGTGTCGACCGGGAAGCGCCGATCGGGGTGCAGAACGTGGTCGTCACCTTCCTCGTCGACACCGACGCGGAGGATGCGGCCCTGGACCGCCTCGCGAAGGTGACCGAGCGCTACTGCGTCGTCGGGCGGTCGCTGGCCGACCCACCCGACATCGTCGTCCGCCGCCGCTGATCTCCGTCTGACAGCGCCGCGTCGGCCGTCGACGTGTCCGGCACTCCGGTGTAGTCGGGCAGTTCGACCCCGTTGATCGCACGCTCCACCAGCTCGGCGAACCACTCGCCGGTGAAATCCGGGACGGGCTCGGACTCCGGTCCGGGAACCTCGCGAGTGCGGGCGTTCAGTTGGGCGATCTCCTGATTCGCCTCGACGAACGAGCGCATCCGCGCCTCGTAACGGGCGAAACCCAGGTCGGGGTTCCACTCGGCGGCGGCCAGTTCGCCGGCGAGCACATAGGCGCCGACCAGGGCCAGCCCGGTGCCCTGGCCCGACATGGGGGAGGAGCTGAACGCCGCGTCGCCGAGCAGCCCCACCCGCCCCCGCGACCAGCGATCCAGCACGACCTGGGCGACCTGGTCGAGGTAGAAGTCCGGGGTGTCGTCCAGATGCGCCAGAATGCGCGGGGTCAGCCAGCCCATGCCGTCCATCCGCTCCCGCAGCAGTCGCTTCTGGGCCTCGACGTCGCGGTAGTCGATGTCGATGTCGGCGGCCGGGAAGGAGAACATGGCCATCGCCCGGGTGGCGTCCTGGATCGGCCGCAGCCCGGACGAACGCCCGGATTCCTGATAGTCGAGCAGCCACTTGTCGAGCCCGAACTCGTTGGGCACGCTGAAGAAGGCCAGCGCGTGCCCGAGGTGGCGGACGAACTGCTCGTGCGGACCGAAAACCAGTGCGCGCAAACCTGAATGCAGTCCGTCGGCGCCGACGACCAGCTCGAACCGCCGCCGGTTGCCACTCGCGAAGACCACCTCGACGCCAGCGGCGTCCTGGGAGAGTTCGGCGATCCGGTCGCCGAAGAGGTACTCGACATGGTCGCGGGTGTCGTCGTAGAGCACCTGCGACAAGTCACCGCGCAGGATCTCGATCTCGGCGATGAACCCGTCGCCACCGTCGTCGTCCACCCGGAACGTCTCCAGTACGGTGCCGTCCGCGTCCACGGTGTGCGCGCCGATGGTCTGGGTGCAGGCGGCGCGCACCGCGGGATCCAGTCCCATGCGCCGGATGACCTCCTTGGTCACTCCGCGCGCGTCCACGGCCTGGCCGCCGGGCCGCAGTGCGGCGGCCCGCTCCACCACGGTCACCGTGGCTCCCCACCGATGCAACCAGTGGGCCAGCGCCGGCCCCGCGATGCTCGCTCCCGCCACCAACACCCTGGTCTCGCCCACTGCGCCTCCAGATCACCCGCGGAACCACTGTCCGGGTCGATTGCTCTACTGAATCCACCATCGGTGGTGTATCCAGAGATGTCGACGATGGATCGACCGAGAATTCATCGGTGCACCTGCGCATGCCCGCGGAAACCCTGAATATTCCGGTGGTCGCAAGCCACCGGAATCATTGCGGTCCAGGCTATTTCCGAGTCCGCGGGGTCAGGCTCTGCCGGACCATGCGCTGTCCGGTGTCGATCGCCGCCGCCAGATCGAAGGCGTCCGGCGCGATGAGGTACTGCGCGCCCACTCCGCGCAGCATTCCGACGAGCATGACCGCGGTCGCCGCCGGATCGAGCTCGCCGTCCACGCTCGCCTCCTGCTGTCCCGCGCGCACGACGGCCTCGACGCCCACCCGGAACAGCGCGTCGTCGGAGGCGAAGACCGAGCGCAGGGCCGCGTCGGCCGGGATCGCGGACGACCACATGACGAAGAACGCCCGGCCCGTCTCGGGCAGGGACACCAGTGCCGACAGGTAATCCCGCACCAGGTTCACCACGGTCTCGATCGCGTCGTCGCCGGATTCGGTCATCCTGGCGACG
It encodes the following:
- a CDS encoding glycosyltransferase; this translates as MSDRRRLSIALIASNRYPIRQPFAGGLEAHVWHLARALRRRGHRVTLFAADGSDPDATDANVRVQPFDPSAAANADPSTAPRRFLADHHAYLTLMTDLAATGPDSFDVVHNHSLHYLPVAMAPALEIPMLTTLHTPPTPWLESALGVSMGVGSDFVAVSRHTATAWQPIVRDIDVIANGIDLTCWPVGRGGPDLVWFGRLTPEKGAHLAIAAARRVGRRLHLAGPISDRRYFENTVVPSLGDDTLYHGHLDQPTLARLTGSCAAALVTPLGDEPYGLVVAEALACATPVAGFRRGGVPEIVDTESGRLAAPGDPDALAQAVTEAVGLDRGAARRRAVSHCGHDAMVESYLRRYRHLIAAGIAAQPAKAAT
- a CDS encoding glycosyltransferase family protein, which produces MPASHVYVRHLSALDGGDAVVRLTDPPPADGRTVPGGWWPPVMLDPTWIRRNHHRFDVFHVHFGFDTVSPRTLGDIIGELRSHDKPLVYTVHDLRNPHQPDPAGHREQLDVLIDGADELITLTSGAAAEIAHRWGRRCQVLGHPHVVERDLVTAPRPHDRMFTVGVHVKSLRANMDPFPVLDVLADTVADLPDTIVRLDLHDELFDKGNHWYDPDTGRRLLDYRHRSGVEVYVHPYFSDAELWQYLSSLSVSVLPYRFGTHSGWLEACYDLGTGVIAPSCGYYGEQKPCEVFEFDETHFDPGSLARALRACRHAAAAPRARWSARAEERAGLAAAHRAIYEKALSR
- a CDS encoding GlsB/YeaQ/YmgE family stress response membrane protein, which gives rise to MLGLGILGWIIIGGLAGWIASKIMKTDAQQGILLNIVVGIVGGLLGGFLLRLFGVDVEGGGLWFSFFTCLGGAVVLLFLVGLVTGRSRV
- a CDS encoding Hsp20/alpha crystallin family protein, encoding MLMRTDPFRDLDRWTQQAFGTAAQPAAMPMDAWRDGDEFFVEFDLPGIDPDSLDLDVERNVVTVRASRQGLDANRSMIAAERPRGVFSRQLFLGESLDTDRIRADYRNGVLRLSIPVAEKAKPRKIEIAHDREPAAIDA
- a CDS encoding cold-shock protein; this encodes MPTTICPASPTDLPAELDPHRHACADSPAWHPGRVDWFDAEKGFGFLIPDRGGPAVFCDFTAIDAPGYKTLRAGQRVVFAAGDNGRGPEAIRILTYDEPAADPTPLDGVRPQSPRSRRIHCRARAA
- a CDS encoding OsmC family protein; the protein is MDPTRLRAAQAPLKEQYRQDPDSALTPLRAAGRIGSPGVTFDVDQFAGVSRAGLHRATGGDGTDACSGDMLLEALLACAGVTLNSVATATGIPLRNVEGTAEGFFDARGTLGVDREAPIGVQNVVVTFLVDTDAEDAALDRLAKVTERYCVVGRSLADPPDIVVRRR
- a CDS encoding FAD-dependent monooxygenase, with protein sequence MGETRVLVAGASIAGPALAHWLHRWGATVTVVERAAALRPGGQAVDARGVTKEVIRRMGLDPAVRAACTQTIGAHTVDADGTVLETFRVDDDGGDGFIAEIEILRGDLSQVLYDDTRDHVEYLFGDRIAELSQDAAGVEVVFASGNRRRFELVVGADGLHSGLRALVFGPHEQFVRHLGHALAFFSVPNEFGLDKWLLDYQESGRSSGLRPIQDATRAMAMFSFPAADIDIDYRDVEAQKRLLRERMDGMGWLTPRILAHLDDTPDFYLDQVAQVVLDRWSRGRVGLLGDAAFSSSPMSGQGTGLALVGAYVLAGELAAAEWNPDLGFARYEARMRSFVEANQEIAQLNARTREVPGPESEPVPDFTGEWFAELVERAINGVELPDYTGVPDTSTADAALSDGDQRRRTTMSGGSASDRPTTQ
- a CDS encoding TetR/AcrR family transcriptional regulator, with product MSGSQSKTATDPSAGAARTPRRTQQERTAQAERALLDAAAVLFARRGVERTSLADVGVEAGYSRGLVNHHFGSKAALIDRLARDIQTRFAAGIVARMTESGDDAIETVVNLVRDYLSALVSLPETGRAFFVMWSSAIPADAALRSVFASDDALFRVGVEAVVRAGQQEASVDGELDPAATAVMLVGMLRGVGAQYLIAPDAFDLAAAIDTGQRMVRQSLTPRTRK